A stretch of the Papaver somniferum cultivar HN1 chromosome 6, ASM357369v1, whole genome shotgun sequence genome encodes the following:
- the LOC113285920 gene encoding agamous-like MADS-box protein AGL61 — protein MASSSKTKKSKGRRNTETKMLEKEIARQVTFTKLSSNIVKQGNELRTLYGAEITLIFFSPEGQPFSYGDPSVIDRYLSDVKDTSEDAVVTAQCNARIAELNIEYNKALKKLEAEKKRGKQLAEERKDNNSKYWWDRPVDELSLEQLETLVLRLGELKIQLKD, from the coding sequence ATGGCATCGTCGTCAAAAACAAAAAAGAGCAAAGGTCGTCGAAACACTGAGACGAAAATGCTAGAAAAAGAAATTGCTAGACAAGTTACTTTCACTAAACTCAGTTCAAACATTGTCAAACAAGGAAATGAACTTCGCACTCTTTATGGGGCTGAGAtaactttgattttcttttcacCCGAAGGACAGCCCTTCTCCTACGGAGACCCATCAGTTATTGATCGTTATCTTTCAGATGTAAAGGATACTTCTGAAGATGCAGTGGTTACGGCTCAATGTAATGCAAGAATTGCTGAACTCAATATTGAGTATAACAAAGCTCTTAAGAAGCTAGAAGctgaaaaaaaaagaggaaagcaATTAGCGGAGGAAAGAAAAGACAATAACAGTAAGTATTGGTGGGATAGACCTGTTGATGAACTGAGTTTGGAACAGTTAGAAACGCTTGTACTTCGCTTGGGTGAGCTTAAGATCCAGTTAAAAGATTGA
- the LOC113291143 gene encoding agamous-like MADS-box protein AGL61, whose translation MDKPKAKKTHGRKKIELKRIEKEVARQTTFTKRKEGIFKKACQLNTLCAAETAVVLFSPSGAPFSFGEPSVQSVVDRFLADGRSLREESLIKEELDARNDKIDTQYNTSLKRQEDAQVRGKELAEAKKADGDLFGWDVPIKEMNLEQLESLKFELGNLQIIEEPVDATAASSSANPLFLSRGSSSSNVSINPPPPNDPQGYHF comes from the coding sequence ATGGATAAACCAAAAGCAAAAAAGACCCATGGTCGCAAAAAGATCGAGTTGAAAAGAATCGAGAAGGAAGTAGCCAGACAGACCACCTTCACGAAACGAAAAGAAGGTATATTTAAGAAAGCATGCCAACTAAACACCTTATGTGCTGCTGAGACAGCCGTTGTTCTCTTTTCTCCTTCAGGAGCGCCTTTTTCTTTTGGTGAACCATCTGTCCAATCAGTGGTTGACCGTTTTCTGGCAGACGGGAGGAGTCTTCGGGAAGAATCGCTCATCAAAGAAGAACTTGATGCAAGAAATGATAAAATCGACACTCAATATAACACATCTCTTAAGAGGCAAGAAGATGCACAAGTGAGAGGCAAGGAACTAGCTGAGGCTAAGAAAGCCGATGGTGACCTGTTTGGGTGGGATGTACCCATCAAGGAAATGAATCTGGAGCAACTGGAGAGTCTCAAGTTTGAATTGGGTAATCTTCAAATCATTGAAGAACCAGTTGATGCTACTGCTGCATCTTCTTCGGCCAATCCACTGTTCTTATCAAGGGGAAGCAGTTCCTCAAATGTTTCAATTAATCCCCCTCCACCTAATGACCCTCAGGGATATCATTTTTAA
- the LOC113291144 gene encoding basic form of pathogenesis-related protein 1-like has product MSLIFLTLALLIHFSRAQISPEDYLAPHNLARAEVNVTPLGWDNIVASYATDYAKQRADDCKLVHSAGGPYGENLATSTGDLAAGDAVNLWVEEKSNYDMESNSCQGGECLHYTQVVWRNTVRLGCASVNCTTGGTFVICSYDPPGNWVGQRPYSDQVLKPRKTGSNTGSRKNCANFLVYFLVSFLLSHKFY; this is encoded by the coding sequence ATGAGTTTAATATTCTTAACCCTTGCCTTATTAATTCATTTCTCTCGAGCCCAAATTTCCCCAGAAGACTATCTAGCCCCACATAATTTAGCTCGCGCCGAGGTTAATGTTACACCTCTAGGATGGGATAATATAGTTGCTTCATATGCTACGGACTACGCTAAGCAGAGAGCCGATGATTGTAAGCTTGTTCATTCTGCTGGTGGACCATACGGTGAGAATCTTGCGACGAGTACAGGCGATCTTGCTGCAGGAGATGCTGTAAACTTGTGGGTAGAAGAGAAAAGCAATTACGACATGGAATCAAACTCATGTCAAGGAGGAGAGTGTCTGCACTACACACAAGTGGTTTGGAGAAACACTGTCCGTCTAGGGTGTGCGAGTGTGAATTGTACTACCGGTGGTACTTTCGTCATCTGTAGTTATGATCCTCCAGGCAATTGGGTAGGACAACGTCCTTATTCAGATCAGGTTCTGAAGCCTCGCAAGACAGGCTCCAATACAGGGTCCAGAAAGAATTGTGCTAATTTTTtggtgtattttcttgtttcgtttttgcTTAGTCACAAATTTTATTAA
- the LOC113291146 gene encoding uncharacterized protein LOC113291146, protein MGCQANSAAQMGNNSSGFTFPFTNISNFVSTKLGPNNFLLWRDQMESILVSTDLYGYVNGEIEQPVKQIEIDGVLTLNSQWVLWRKIDCFVTSCMKASFTDSVSGDVLGLSTAREIWEFIEVTFKSQFMARKNMLRNQLLNVKKGNMTILVYLQNIKTIADSLAAIGERVSNSDLTMYVLNGLVRDYDNFVVAAHNREVPYTFAELKPRLLNHEQWLLKQHQDSSTVFDTQHSTALYSRNGNSSNGRGKSKNTSGYKNAPSNGSGYKNA, encoded by the coding sequence ATGGGTTGTCAAGCAAATTCCGCTGCTCAAATGGGTAATAATTCTTCTGGATTTACGTTTCCCTTTACCAATATTTCCAATTTTGTTTCTACAAAATTAGGGCCAAATAATTTTTTGTTGTGGCGAGATCAGATGGAATCAATTCTTGTTTCTACTGATTTATATGGCTATGTTAATGGTGAGATTGAACAACCAGTGAAACAGATTGAAATTGATGGAGTTTTAACATTGAATTCACAATGGGTTTTGTGGAGGAAAattgattgttttgtaactaGTTGTATGAAGGCCTCGTTTACTGATTCTGTGTCTGGTGATGTATTGGGGCTTTCCACTGCAAGAGAAATTTGGGAATTTATTGAGGTAACTTTTAAGAGTCAGTTCATGGCTAGAAAGAATATGCTAAGAAATCAGTTACTTAATGTCAAGAAAGGAAATATGACAATACTTGTGTATTTGCAAAATATCAAGACCATAGCAGATTCTTTAGCTGCTATTGGAGAAAGGGTTAGCAATTCTGACTTGACTATGTATGTATTGAATGGATTGGTTAGAGATTATGATAACTTTGTTGTAGCTGCTCACAATAGAGAAGTTCCATATACTTTTGCTGAGTTAAAACCAAGACTTCTCAATCATGAACAGTGGCTTCTAAAACAACATCAAGATTCTAGTACTGTATTTGATACTCAACATTCTACTGCTCTGTATAGTAGGAATGGTAATTCTAGTAATGGAAGAGGAAAGTCTAAGAATACTTCTGGATATAAGAATGCTCCTAGTAATGGTTCTGGTTATAAAAATGCTTAA